A portion of the Enterobacter sp. SA187 genome contains these proteins:
- the rluA gene encoding bifunctional tRNA pseudouridine(32) synthase/23S rRNA pseudouridine(746) synthase RluA, whose product MLMEPYNPPQDPWLVILYQDEHIMVVNKPSGLLSVPGRLDEHKDSVMTRIQRDYPQAESVHRLDMATSGVIVVALNKAAERELKRQFREREPKKQYVARVWGHPAKEEGLVDLPLICDWPNRPLQKVCYETGKPAQTEYRVLEYAADNSARVELKPITGRSHQLRVHMQALGHPILGDRFYATPDALAMAPRLQLHAEMLTITHPAFGNSMTFKAPADF is encoded by the coding sequence ATGTTGATGGAACCCTACAATCCGCCGCAGGATCCGTGGCTGGTCATTCTGTATCAGGATGAGCACATTATGGTGGTCAACAAGCCGAGCGGCCTGTTGTCCGTGCCCGGACGTCTTGACGAGCATAAAGACAGCGTGATGACGCGTATTCAGCGCGATTATCCGCAGGCTGAATCCGTCCATCGTCTGGATATGGCTACCAGCGGCGTGATTGTGGTGGCGCTGAACAAAGCCGCTGAGCGCGAGCTTAAGCGGCAATTCCGCGAGCGTGAGCCGAAGAAGCAGTATGTGGCGCGCGTGTGGGGCCATCCGGCAAAAGAAGAGGGTCTGGTGGATTTACCGCTGATTTGCGACTGGCCGAATCGCCCGCTGCAAAAAGTGTGTTATGAAACCGGGAAACCGGCGCAGACGGAATATCGTGTGCTGGAGTATGCGGCGGACAACAGCGCGCGCGTAGAGTTAAAGCCGATCACCGGGCGTTCCCACCAGCTGCGTGTGCATATGCAGGCGCTGGGGCATCCGATCTTAGGCGATCGGTTTTACGCCACACCTGACGCGCTGGCGATGGCCCCGCGCCTGCAACTGCATGCGGAAATGCTGACCATCACCCATCCGGCTTTTGGCAACAGTATGACGTTTAAAGCGCCGGCAGATTTTTGA